In a genomic window of Muntiacus reevesi chromosome 1, mMunRee1.1, whole genome shotgun sequence:
- the LOC136165061 gene encoding olfactory receptor 9S13-like, translating into MSAHRNGNLSEMPLQEFVLEGFEGGPQTQALLFALFLALYMVDVLGNLTMIMLITLDARLHSPMYFFLKNLSFVDLCYSSVVYPKALANFLSSSKVITLGGCATQFFFFSMVGTTEAFLLAVMAYDRFVAICSPLRYPISMRPSVCACLVLGTYCGGFFNSILQTILTFSLPFCSSNHIDHFFCDVLPLFRLACADTTINELVMFGLCGLIIVGTILAILISYGYITGTILRMRSRGGRHKLFSTCGSHMTAVSIYYGTVFVMYAQPGAVESMEQGKVVSVFYTLIIPMLNPLIYSLRNKEVKDALQRLGQRHTAT; encoded by the coding sequence atgtcagcccacaGAAATGGAAACCTCTCAGAGATGCCTCTGCAAGAGTTCGTGCTGGAGGGATTTGAGGGAGGTCCGCAGACCCAGGCCCTGCTCTTTGCTCTGTTCCTGGCCCTGTACATGGTGGACGTCCTGGGGAACCTCACCATGATCATGCTCATCACCCTGGATGCCCGTCTGCACTCcccaatgtacttcttcctcaagaATCTCTCATTTGTGGACTTGTGTTACTCATCTGTCGTCTACCCCAAGGCCCTGGCCAACTTCCTGTCCTCCTCCAAGGTCATCACCTTAGGGGGATGTGCCACccagttcttcttcttctctATGGTGGGCACCACTGAGGCATTCCTCCTGgccgtgatggcctatgaccgcttcgTGGCCATCTGCAGCCCCCTGCGCTACCCCATCTCCATGCGCCCCTCGGTCTGCGCCTGCCTGGTGCTGGGCACCTACTGTGGGGGTTTCTTCAACTCCATCCTGCAGACGATCCTCACATTCAGCCTCCCGTTCTGCAGCTCCAACCACATCgaccacttcttctgtgatgtGCTTCCCTTATTTAGGCTTGCCTGTGCTGACACTACCATCAACGAGCTGGTCATGTTTGGCCTTTGTGGCCTTATAATTGTGGGCACCATACTTGCGATCCTCATCTCCTACGGCTACATCACAGGGACCATCCTGAGGATGCGCTCAAGAGGAGGGAGACACAAGCTcttctccacctgtggctcccacatgaCAGCGGTGTCCATCTATTATGGGACAGTTTTTGTCATGTATGCCCAGCCAGGAGCTGTGGAGTCCATGGAACAGGGCAAGGTGGTCTCTGTCTTCTACACCCTCATCATCCCGATGCTCAACCCGCtcatctacagtctgagaaaCAAGGAGGTGAAGGATGCCCTGCAGAGGCTGGGGCAGAGACACACAGCCACGTGA